The genomic interval AGGTTGCTCCGACAGAGGTTGAAGATGTGGCTCTGTCGTTCCCTGGCATCAAAGACTGTATATGTATCTGTGTTAGCAACCCCATGTTTGGCAACGCTTTAAAGCTTCTTTATCAGGTAGCTCCTGATACTACGGTTGCCAAGCGCGAGCTTGCTCAGTATATCAACACTCATTTAGAGAGTTACAAGGTGCCACGGCTTTACGAGCAGGTCACCGAGGTCAAGCGCACCTATAACGGAAAGCTCGACCGCAAAGCCTATCACCTGTAAATCTTGAATCACTCCATCGGGAAGAGACCGAAGAGTTTGGCGTCAATCATGTCGGTGACCTGCATGAAGTCCTCTGCATTGTCGCCAAACTTACAGTGGTCGCCGTCAATCACGATTAGCTGTCCCTTGTAGGTGCTAATCCAGTCCTCGTATCTTTGTTCCAAGCCTTTCAGGTAGTCCAGTCTCATGGTCTGCTCATACTCGCGTCCGCGCTTCTGAATCTGTGCCACCAGCGTGGGTATGCTCGAGCGTATATATATCATGAGGTCGGGCAGCTTCACCAGCGATATCATCAGGTCGAACAGGTCGCTGTAGTTCTGGAAGTCGCGGTCGCTCATCAGTCCCTGTCCGTGCAGGTTTGGCGCAAAGATACGCGCATCCTCGAAGATTGTCCTGTCCTGGATAATCGTCTCCTCTGAACGTGAAATCTCCACCACCTCCTTGAATCGCTTGTTCAGGAAGTATATCTGCAGGTTAAACGACCAGCGCTTCATGTCGGCATAGAAGTCACTCAGGTAGGGGTTGTTGTCAACGGGTTCGAAACGCGGCGTCCATCCATATCGGTGGGCCAGCATCTTTGTCAGCGTGGTCTTTCCGCTGCCAATGTTTCCTGCTACGGCTATATGCATAATTCTTAGTTGTTTTGTCAGTTAGTAAATAGTCCGAAGAGCCTCTGGTCTATGCTGTCTATTATCTTTGCGAAGTCTTTCGGGTTGTGTTCGAAGTCCAGCTCGTCCTTGTCCACCACTACGACCGGTCCCTTGTACTTGTTGAATATAAAGTCGTCGTAGCGCTTGTTCAGGTTCTCCAGATAGTCCAGCTGCATCTGCTGTTCATAGTCGCGTCCGCGCTTCTGAATGTTTCCCACGAGGTGTGGCACCGATGCCCTTAGATAAATCATGAGGTCGGGCAGCGTCACCACCTCCATCATCTGTTCAAACAGCTCCATGTATGTCTCGTAGTCGCGGTCGCTGAGGTTGCCCATCGCCTTGTTGTTCTCCATGAACACATAGACGCCCTCGTATATCGTGCGGTCCTGAACAATGGTGTGGTCGGCATTGTGAATGTCTATAAGGTCGCGGAACCGCTCTTTCAGGAAGAACACCTCGAGGTTGAACGACCATCGGTGTATATCCTTATAGTAGTCGTCGAGATAGGGGTTCTGTTCCACAGCCTCGAAGCGTGCCTCCCATCCGTAGTGTTTGGCAAGCATCCGCGTGAGTGTCGATTTCCCGCTTCCTATATTTCCTGCTATCGCTATATGTTGCATAGTGTTGCAAAATTACAAACATTCTTTCATTCTGGCAAATTATTTCCGCTTAATGTTAGAGGGCGCATGAAAAAAGATAGAGAGACGGTAACCGTTTAATAAGAACGCTCGGAGCGTTTAGTAAGATTGCTTGGAGCGTTTAGACCAAACGCTTTTGTATTTTTACTCATATTTAGCCCTTGTTGTTAGCCAAATTTGATACGAGATGTGTCATTTTGCCATATTTTTCCTTCCAAATGTGTCATGGTGTTGAAATTTTGTGTCGCAGTTGTGTGCGCAAAATGAGGGGAAAAGCATCGGAACGAGGGGTTCGTGCATGTCTTTTGACACCTGTGAGAGTCGTAATTTTACTATTTCTGTACCTTTTCCAGGCTTTGGCATCGCTGGAGAGTTGTGACTATAAATATCGTAATTCATTGATTATTAGCTTTTTAGATGAAGTGTTATGTGATTGCGGTTACAGTTACAGTAGTTACAGTTGTTTTTTGAGTGGGTGTCATTTCCTTTATATTATATATATAATATATATAACTATATATATATCAATAAGTTACAAGCGTTTGCAAATGTCTCAAAGGAGATGTACACCCCTTTTATTTTAACTGTAACTTCTGTAACTGTAACCGCAGACTGTTCTCATTCCTCTACCAGGCCTTCTAATGCCCATAGCAGTTCGTTGACCATGCTGTTGGCATAGTTGCTGACGTGGTAGCTAGAACCTGTGTGGATGTAGGAATTACTCTTCTATCTGAGAGAGCGAACGGGCGAAGGATGAAAGGAAGTTTGTGATGCTCTCAGAGGGATAGTAGCGGAAATACTTGCCTGACTGACGTACATGCCACATCATGGCCGACGTGTTGTTGGCATGTACGAAGATGTCCTTGCCCTGCTTGAAATACCAGCTGTTCTTGTCGGCACCCTGGAAGTTGAACAGCTCGCTGAGTATCGGCTTTACATTAGTTGTGGTTGAGGTTACGAAGGGCAGCTCGTCGTAGCTGAAGTCGAACAGATTGACAAGAAGGGCGCCTGCAATGTTGGCTATGGACTTGAGCTGAAGAGTGTATAGCCAGCCTTGCAGCTTCACATAATCTACATCGTTGCCTGCCACGCGAAGGAAGATGCCGAGATCGCACAGATGCTTCAGCGAGATGCCGTTGTTGAGCATGTGGAAGGAGAATCGCAGGAAGATGAGAAGCATGGACAGGCTCTTAGATATGGTCTCTGTGCCGTCGTTGAGAAGGGTGGGCTTGTTCTCGCGCGGAACTCACGCTCAACGATGTTATTGAGTCTGTAGTTCAGATATTTGTTGGTGAGTACATGAAGACGGTGGTGGTGCTCAACACGAAGGTCGTTATACTCGTAGGCGAAGGCTCCGTTGGCAAGGGTTGTGGCGTTCTGACCATTAGCCTTTGCCCATTCTATTGACTTGTCGAACTGTGTCTGAAAGGGGAAGAACAACTCTATCTTCATGTTTTGTCTGTGTGACGAAGCGGGATAGTTCTCTGCCCAGAGACGATTGCCAAACAGCACCGGACGCAGCTGCTGGCGGCTAAAGAGCTGATACAGGTTCTGCATGGTGGCTTCCTCACCTGCGTTTTCTTCTTCGAGCGTGGCTACGCTCTCTTCCCATATGGCAATGAGGTCATCGGGCAGCTGCATGAAGAACTGGCTGCGACACTTCTCAATGCCGTCGTACATTACGCCATGAATGCCATGAAGGCACGCATATTGGTAAAGCCGCTTCCACTTCCAGAAGGACATGGGCTCTATTTCAACATCTTCATTGAATGCTCCTGAGCGTAACAGGCGGAAATAATTGCGTGCGATGATGTTCATGGGTGTAATGGGCTTTGTTTATGAATAACGTTTGGGATAGCGCAGGAATATGGAAAGGAGTGCTGCCATGCCTGTGGCAAACGGATAGTAGAGATAGGGTATGATGGCAATGGGGTCTATAGATGCGAGGCCTGCTGCCATGAGTATCTGGGCTCCATAGGGCAGGAGTCCCTGGGTGAAGCACGACGAGGTGTCGAGAAGCGACGCACACTTTCGCGGGTCGAGCTGGAAACGCTCGCCAATGTTCTTGGCTATGCTTCCTACGGTAATGATGGCAACGGTGTTGTTAGCAGTACAGACATTGACAACGCTTACGAGTGCCGCGATGCTTAGTTCGGCACCGCGCTTGCCGTGGATGTGGCGTGTCATAAGCGAGATGATGTACTCTATTCCGCCGTTATGCTTGATAACCTCAAGAAGTCCGCCTGCAAGGAGCGTTATGATGATGAGCTCGCCCATGCTGATGATTCCCTTGCCCATGGCATCGAACCATCCGTAGAGGTCGAAGGCTCCTGTCATCATGCCGATGATGCCTGTCAACGCTATGCCTAAGGTGAGCACCGCCATAACGTTAAGGCTCATGATGGCTGTCAGGAGTACAACGATATATGGGAGCACCTTCCAGAAATCCACGTCGCCGATGGCGGTAGGTATGGAGATGTCGCGGCCTAAGAAGACATAGACAAAGAGTATGAGTATGGCTGCGGGGAAGACTATGAACGAGTTAACGCGGAACTTGTCGCTGGTCTTGCAGCCCTGCGTCTGTGTGGCAATGATGGTGGTGTCGCTGATGAACGACAGGTTGTCGCCAAAGAACGAGCCGCCCACTACGACAGCAGCGAGCATGGCCGACGAATAGCCTGTCTGGGTGGCCACGCCAGCAGCTATGGGCATGAGGGCAACGATGGTGCCCACGCTCGTGCCTATGCTGAGAGAGATGAAACAGGCGGCAAGGAACAGTCCTGCAAGAAGCATCTGTGAGGGTAGGAGAGAGAGCGTGAGGCTGACGGTGGCGTCGATGGCTCCCATGGCTTTGGCTGAGGAGGCGAAGGCTCCTGCAAGCACGAATATCCACACCATGAGCATCATCTCGGGTGTGCCTGCTCCGCGGCTGAAGACATTTAGTCGGCGACGGAGCTTGCCACGGGTGATGGCTATAGCATAGATGCTCGAGGAAAGGAAAGCGACAGTGATAGGCACCTTATAGAAGTCACGAGCTATGATGCTCGTGACTAAATAGATGGTTACGAAAACTATCAATGGCGATATGGCCAATAGTCCGCTTTTCAGTTTCATTTCACTAACCTCTCACTTCTCACCTCTAACCTCTCACCTCTAACCTCTCACCTCTCACCTCTCACCTCTAAAGCGTCACACCATTCTTGAAGATAGAGATCTCGCGATAGTCGTTCTCCTCGTTGCGGGCTTTCTCGCCACTGGCAACGGCGAGCACCTTGTCTATGAACTCAGGAACGAGCTCCTCCATAGTCCTGCCCTCGATAAGCTGACCAGCTGAGAAGTCCACCCAGTTGGGCTTGCGTGCTGCAAGCGATGGGTTGGTGGCAATCTTCATCGTTGGAACGAAGGTTCCGAAAGGTGTGCCACGACCAGTTGTGAAGAGCACGATGTGGCATCCGCATGAAGCGAGTGCTGTGGATGCTACGAGGTCATTGCCTGGAGCAGAGAGGAGGTTCAGTCCTGTGTTCTCAAGACGGACGCCATATTCCATGACGCCACTTACAGGAGCACGGCCGCACTTCTGGGTGCAGCCAAGAGCCTTGTCCTCTAGTGTAGAGATGCCGCCAGCCTTGTTGCCTGGCGACGGATTCTCGCCTACAGGCTCGCCGTGGGACAGGAAATACTCCTTGAAGTTATTGATGAGCGAGACTGTCTTCTGGAAGAGCTCAGGTGTCTCACAACGGTTCATGAGTATGGTCTCAGCGCCAAACATCTCGGGCACCTCGGTGAGCACGCTTGTGCCGCCCTGAGCCACGAGCCAGTCGCTGAACTCGCCAACGAGTGGGTTGGCGGTGATGCCGCTGAAGCCGTCGCTACCGCCACATTTCAAGCCTACACGCAGCTTGGAAACAGGCACATCGGTACGCTTGTCTTCCTTGGCTATGGCGTAGAGCTCGCGAAGAATAGCCATTCCTGCTTCTACCTCGTCGCCATCAACCTTCTGTGTAACGAGCAGACGGATGCGGCTCTTGTCGTAGTCGCCAAGCATCTCCATGAACTGGTCGGGCTGGTTGTTCTCGCAACCTAAGCTTAGCACGAGCACAGCACCAGCGTTGGGATGAAGGACTATGTCGCGCAGAATCTTACGGGTGTTCTCGTGGTCGCCGGAAAGCTGTGAACAGCCGTAGTTGTGATGCCAGGCATAGATGCTGTCTATTCCCTTGCAGCCAGTCTCCTGGCGCAGCTGTGTGGCAAGGCGCTCGGCAATGCCGTTGACACAGCCCACGGTAGGCACAATCCATATCTCGTTGCGAACGCCAACATCACCGTTCTTACGAGTGTAGCCCTTGAAGGTTCTATTCTCAAATTTGATGCTAAGTTTCTCGTTTACAGGGTTGTATGTGTATTCGAGTGTACCTGACAGATTGGTCTTTAGGTTGTTCTCGTTTATCCATTCTCCTGCTTTGATGTCGCGACGGGCATGGCCGATGGGGTAACCGTATTTGATGATGTCTTCGCCTTCCTTAACGTCTTTAAGTAGCACTTTATGACCAGAAGGCACATCCTCGGCAAGTATTATTTTATTGCCGTCAACGATGATGACATCTCCCTTTTTCTTGTCTGCCAGACATACTACAACCGAGTCGGCAGGATTGATTTTCAAAAATGTTGTCTCCATTTTATTATGTATTTGTTTTAGTTTGTTAGTCTGATGAATATAACTGTGCTCAACTATCAGTTCGTTCTTCTGTAGAACTGTATGTTCTCCTTGGTGAGGAGCTCGATGGGCATGTAGTTCACAGGTGAAATCTCTTTCTTCATGACTATGCAGTCGAAAAGCGTCCAGACGCAGGCGAAGCCCTGTAGGAAAGCGTGCTGAGCCAGAAGGAAGGAGATGCTTCCGTTGCGCACACACTCGGCATTCTTCGGCACCATGTCATAGCCCATGATCTGCACGTCGCGGCGGTTGCTTCGCTGAAGGAACTCGCCCACGATATGAGCCTTTGAGTTGAAGGTGATGCAGTGATGCACCTGAGGATGATGCTTGAAGAAGTGCTCCAGCAGTCCGTCATAGGTCTCGGGCTTGTCCCAGGGCAGGTCCACTTCTACTATCTTGACATCAGGGAAGTGGTCAATCATGTAGTGGCGGAAGCCTGTCTCGCGGTTCATCTGCTGTTTCGAACCCACCTTGCCGTCCTTGAGCAGCTTCATGAGCATTATCTCTTTCTCTTTCGAGGCAATGAGCATGAGCATGCGGGCTGCGAAATAGCCACTTTGGAAAGAGTCCTGACCATAGAACGCAAGCGGCTTCAGGTCGGGCATGTAGGAGTCGAGAAGAATGAAGGGAATGCCTTTCTCGTGGAGCTTGTCAGTGAACTGGCGTGTGGCTTCAAGAGTAGATGGCACCACGATGATGCCATCGGGCTTTTCCTTCAGGCAGTCCTTGGCGCACTTGGCGAAGCTGGCGGTGTCGAAACGCTCGTAATAGAGTTTGTGAAGCGACACTCCGAAGTCGCGACGACGCTCTGTGGCATCTTTGGCCCCGTCTTCCACCTCGTCCCAGTAAGCCACGTTCTCGTGGCTTGGGAGAATCATATAAAAATCGTAATTCTTGTTGTAGGCTAAGGCTGAAGCATACATATTGGGCTGATAGTCCATCTCCTCAAGTGCCTTTTCAACCTTCTCGCGTGCCACTTTCGAAACGTTAGGACGCTCGTGGAGCACACGGTCAACGGTGCCTACGCTGACTCCGGCACGCTCTGCAATGTCTTTAATACGAATTTTATCTGTTGCCATATAGTTTTATCTGAATGAATCAGTCAATAGCTTTATCTCCACCTTGGGAGCGATGCGCTCGTATAGGATGTTATACACAGCGTCGAGTATTGGCATGTTCACATGATGATGCTTGTTGATGTCTTTCATGCATTTCGTTCCGAAGTAGCCCTCGGCTATCATCTCCATCTCCATCTGTGCAGACTTGACAGAGTAGCCTTTGCCAATCATCGTGCCGAAAACGCGGTTGCGCGAGAAATTGGAATAGCCCGTCACAAGCAGGTCGCCAAGATATACGGAGTCATAGACGTTGCGCTCGATGGGATAGACGGTACGCAGGAAGCGGTCCATCTCCTGAACGGCGTTGGCCATGAGGACAGCCTGGAAGTTGTCTCCGAACTTAAGGCCGGAGCAGATGCCTGCCGCGATGGCATAAACATTTTTCAGGACGGAAGAGTATTCTATTCCGATAACGTCGGTAGATGTCTTTGTCTTGATGAAGTTGCTTGTGAGCACATCGGCAAAAGCCTGGGCTTTCTCCTGATCGGCACAGCCTACAGTGAGATAGCTGAGACGCTCGAGTGCCACCTCCTCAGCATGGGAGGGACCGCCAAGACAGGCAAGGTTCTCGTAGGGGATGTCGAACATCTGGTGGAAATACTCCGAGCAGACCAGGTTCTCGTCAGGAACGATGCCCTTGATGGCTGTTATGACGAACTTGTCCTTTAGACGGCTCTTCAGACGCTTGAGATGATTCTTCAGATAGGGCGACGGCACTACGAACACCAGAGTGTCATAGATCTGTACTATCCTGTTCAGGTCGCTGTCAAAGAATATCTCGTCGGTGTTGAAGTGAACGCTCGTCAAATAGCTCGGATTGTGACCCATGCGACGAAACTCTTCTATCTGGTCATCTCGCCTCATATACCATCCTATGTGGTGGGTGTGTCCCACCACAATCTTGGCAATGGCTGTAGCCCAGCTACCTCCGCCAATGATGGCTATCTTTCCGCAATTATACATTATTGTGCTTTGTCAATCCAATTCTGAACTTCCTCTACTGAAGGCTTCTGTAGCTCGAGCTTGAATTTCTTTACTATCTCACCAATCTTCTGCTGAAGACCCTGAGCCTTTTCATCCTTTATGTCCTGAATGAGGTGGAAGCCTGCCTTGCGCAACACATAGACCCAGTCTTCGGCTACTCCCACTTCGGCCCACTCCTGAACAGAGCTCTGAGGAGCTTTCTTCTCGGGCTTCATCTGTGGGAAGAAGAGTACTTCCTGAATATATGTCTTGCCTGTCATGAGCATGACCAGACGGTCTATGCCGATGCCTATGCCTGATGTTGGAGGCATGCCGTACTGAAGTGCGCGCAGGAAGTCCTGGTCGATAATCATTGCTTCGTCGTCGCCCTTGTCGGCAAGTCGCATCTGCTCCTTGAAGCGCTCTTCCTGATCAATAGGGTCGTTGAGCTCTGAGTAAGCGTTGGCAAGCTCCTTGCCGTTTACCATCAGCTCGAAACGCTCTGTCAGTCCGGGCTTCGAACGGTGCATCTTTGTCAGTGGCGACATCTCTACAGGATAGTCGGTGATGAATGTAGGCTGTATGAATGTGCCTTCGCAGAACTCTCCGAACAGCTCGTCGATGAGCTTACCCTTGCCCATGGTCTCGTCAACCTCCATGCCCTTCTCCTTGCAGAACGCACGAATCTCTTCCTCGCTCTTGCCGTTGCAGTCGAAGCCGGTCTTCTCCTTGATGGCGTCGAGGATAGGCAGACGGCGATAGGGAGCCTTGAACGACACTATCTTTCCGTCAATCTCGCGCTCGGGCTTGCCGTTGACAGCAATACAGATGGTCTCAAGAAGCTTCTCGGTGAACGACATCATCCAGTTGTAGTCCTTGTACTGAACGTAAAGCTCCATACAGGTGAACTCTGGGTTGTGGTTGCGGTCCATGCCTTCGTTGCGGAAGTTCTTGCCAATCTCATAGACACCCTCGAATCCGCCTACGATAAGACGCTTCAGATACAGCTCTGTTGCTATGCGCATGAACATATCTTGATTAAGGGCATTGAAGTGGGTCATAAACGGACGCGCACTTGCACCGCCGGCGATAGACTGAAGGGTAGGGGTCTCCACCTCTGTGTAGCCAGCCTCGTCGAGCACACGGCGAAGTGTGCGAATTACTGTTGCACGCTGCAGGAAGGTGTCTTTCACACCATCGTTAACCACAAGGTCAACATAGCGCTGGCGGTAACGCAGCTCAGGATCGTCGAACTTGTCGTAGGCAACACCATCCTTGTATTTCACGATAGGCAGTGGCTTCAGCGATTTGGAAAGAAGTGAGAGCTCCTTTGCATGAACGGAAATCTCGCCAGTCTGAGTGCGGAACACGAAACCTTTCACGCCAATGAAGTCGCCAATGTCCATCAGCTTCTTGAATACTACATTATAAAGGTCCTTGTTCTCTTCAGGACAGATATCGTCGCGAGTGATGTAAACCTGAATACGACCCTTTGAGTCCTGCAACTCAACGAATGAAGCCTTACCCATGACACGGCGGCTCATCATACGGCCTGCAATGCATACCTCACGTGGCTCTGCATCGTCCTGGAAGTTATCTCTTATTTCAGTAGAAAATGCATTCGTGGGATATTCTGCTGCAGGATATGGGTCAATGCCCATATTGCGCAACTCGTCAAGTGATTGTCTGCGTAAAATCTCTTGTTCGCTTAATTCTAATACGTTCATGTTCCTTTTTAATAATAAATATATGTAATTTGTTTGCAAAGTTAGTTTAATTATGGTAAAATGCCAAATTTTTTTCAAATTTTTGAATTAAACATACCTCCTAAGTACTTTAAAGAGGTTAAAAAACGAAAAATGCATATTTTCTG from Prevotella sp. E13-27 carries:
- a CDS encoding Na+/H+ antiporter NhaC family protein, encoding MKLKSGLLAISPLIVFVTIYLVTSIIARDFYKVPITVAFLSSSIYAIAITRGKLRRRLNVFSRGAGTPEMMLMVWIFVLAGAFASSAKAMGAIDATVSLTLSLLPSQMLLAGLFLAACFISLSIGTSVGTIVALMPIAAGVATQTGYSSAMLAAVVVGGSFFGDNLSFISDTTIIATQTQGCKTSDKFRVNSFIVFPAAILILFVYVFLGRDISIPTAIGDVDFWKVLPYIVVLLTAIMSLNVMAVLTLGIALTGIIGMMTGAFDLYGWFDAMGKGIISMGELIIITLLAGGLLEVIKHNGGIEYIISLMTRHIHGKRGAELSIAALVSVVNVCTANNTVAIITVGSIAKNIGERFQLDPRKCASLLDTSSCFTQGLLPYGAQILMAAGLASIDPIAIIPYLYYPFATGMAALLSIFLRYPKRYS
- a CDS encoding LacI family DNA-binding transcriptional regulator, with translation MATDKIRIKDIAERAGVSVGTVDRVLHERPNVSKVAREKVEKALEEMDYQPNMYASALAYNKNYDFYMILPSHENVAYWDEVEDGAKDATERRRDFGVSLHKLYYERFDTASFAKCAKDCLKEKPDGIIVVPSTLEATRQFTDKLHEKGIPFILLDSYMPDLKPLAFYGQDSFQSGYFAARMLMLIASKEKEIMLMKLLKDGKVGSKQQMNRETGFRHYMIDHFPDVKIVEVDLPWDKPETYDGLLEHFFKHHPQVHHCITFNSKAHIVGEFLQRSNRRDVQIMGYDMVPKNAECVRNGSISFLLAQHAFLQGFACVWTLFDCIVMKKEISPVNYMPIELLTKENIQFYRRTN
- the lysS gene encoding lysine--tRNA ligase; translated protein: MNVLELSEQEILRRQSLDELRNMGIDPYPAAEYPTNAFSTEIRDNFQDDAEPREVCIAGRMMSRRVMGKASFVELQDSKGRIQVYITRDDICPEENKDLYNVVFKKLMDIGDFIGVKGFVFRTQTGEISVHAKELSLLSKSLKPLPIVKYKDGVAYDKFDDPELRYRQRYVDLVVNDGVKDTFLQRATVIRTLRRVLDEAGYTEVETPTLQSIAGGASARPFMTHFNALNQDMFMRIATELYLKRLIVGGFEGVYEIGKNFRNEGMDRNHNPEFTCMELYVQYKDYNWMMSFTEKLLETICIAVNGKPEREIDGKIVSFKAPYRRLPILDAIKEKTGFDCNGKSEEEIRAFCKEKGMEVDETMGKGKLIDELFGEFCEGTFIQPTFITDYPVEMSPLTKMHRSKPGLTERFELMVNGKELANAYSELNDPIDQEERFKEQMRLADKGDDEAMIIDQDFLRALQYGMPPTSGIGIGIDRLVMLMTGKTYIQEVLFFPQMKPEKKAPQSSVQEWAEVGVAEDWVYVLRKAGFHLIQDIKDEKAQGLQQKIGEIVKKFKLELQKPSVEEVQNWIDKAQ
- a CDS encoding NAD(P)H-dependent glycerol-3-phosphate dehydrogenase, yielding MYNCGKIAIIGGGSWATAIAKIVVGHTHHIGWYMRRDDQIEEFRRMGHNPSYLTSVHFNTDEIFFDSDLNRIVQIYDTLVFVVPSPYLKNHLKRLKSRLKDKFVITAIKGIVPDENLVCSEYFHQMFDIPYENLACLGGPSHAEEVALERLSYLTVGCADQEKAQAFADVLTSNFIKTKTSTDVIGIEYSSVLKNVYAIAAGICSGLKFGDNFQAVLMANAVQEMDRFLRTVYPIERNVYDSVYLGDLLVTGYSNFSRNRVFGTMIGKGYSVKSAQMEMEMIAEGYFGTKCMKDINKHHHVNMPILDAVYNILYERIAPKVEIKLLTDSFR
- a CDS encoding UxaA family hydrolase, which encodes METTFLKINPADSVVVCLADKKKGDVIIVDGNKIILAEDVPSGHKVLLKDVKEGEDIIKYGYPIGHARRDIKAGEWINENNLKTNLSGTLEYTYNPVNEKLSIKFENRTFKGYTRKNGDVGVRNEIWIVPTVGCVNGIAERLATQLRQETGCKGIDSIYAWHHNYGCSQLSGDHENTRKILRDIVLHPNAGAVLVLSLGCENNQPDQFMEMLGDYDKSRIRLLVTQKVDGDEVEAGMAILRELYAIAKEDKRTDVPVSKLRVGLKCGGSDGFSGITANPLVGEFSDWLVAQGGTSVLTEVPEMFGAETILMNRCETPELFQKTVSLINNFKEYFLSHGEPVGENPSPGNKAGGISTLEDKALGCTQKCGRAPVSGVMEYGVRLENTGLNLLSAPGNDLVASTALASCGCHIVLFTTGRGTPFGTFVPTMKIATNPSLAARKPNWVDFSAGQLIEGRTMEELVPEFIDKVLAVASGEKARNEENDYREISIFKNGVTL
- a CDS encoding deoxynucleoside kinase encodes the protein MHIAVAGNIGSGKTTLTKMLAHRYGWTPRFEPVDNNPYLSDFYADMKRWSFNLQIYFLNKRFKEVVEISRSEETIIQDRTIFEDARIFAPNLHGQGLMSDRDFQNYSDLFDLMISLVKLPDLMIYIRSSIPTLVAQIQKRGREYEQTMRLDYLKGLEQRYEDWISTYKGQLIVIDGDHCKFGDNAEDFMQVTDMIDAKLFGLFPME
- a CDS encoding deoxynucleoside kinase, producing the protein MQHIAIAGNIGSGKSTLTRMLAKHYGWEARFEAVEQNPYLDDYYKDIHRWSFNLEVFFLKERFRDLIDIHNADHTIVQDRTIYEGVYVFMENNKAMGNLSDRDYETYMELFEQMMEVVTLPDLMIYLRASVPHLVGNIQKRGRDYEQQMQLDYLENLNKRYDDFIFNKYKGPVVVVDKDELDFEHNPKDFAKIIDSIDQRLFGLFTN
- a CDS encoding nucleotidyltransferase family protein, which produces MNIIARNYFRLLRSGAFNEDVEIEPMSFWKWKRLYQYACLHGIHGVMYDGIEKCRSQFFMQLPDDLIAIWEESVATLEEENAGEEATMQNLYQLFSRQQLRPVLFGNRLWAENYPASSHRQNMKIELFFPFQTQFDKSIEWAKANGQNATTLANGAFAYEYNDLRVEHHHRLHVLTNKYLNYRLNNIVEREFRARTSPPFSTTAQRPYLRACPCFSSSCDSPSTCSTTASR